From Bacillus basilensis, a single genomic window includes:
- a CDS encoding phosphate ABC transporter substrate-binding protein PstS family protein — MVMKKGIKFSLAALVVAGALVGCGKAEDTASKETAKGSDNTKQELSGTIAAAGSTALLPLAEEAGKKFMEKNSKVSIQVQGGGSGTGINQVASGAVQIGNSDVPSGDKIKDAEKAKELVDNKVAGIAFALVVNKDVKVDNLTVQQVQDIFTGKVTNWKEVGGKDEKINVINRPASSGTRATFEKTIMKNAKINDGTGTTQDSNGAVEQAINSTPGSVSYLAMSYMVGDKKGALQTVKIDGAEPKVENISSGKYPFWSYEYMVTKGEAKEATKAYIDYVKGKDFEKQVEDMGYIPMSKLNK; from the coding sequence ATGGTTATGAAAAAAGGTATTAAATTTTCTTTAGCGGCTTTAGTGGTAGCAGGAGCGTTAGTTGGATGTGGGAAAGCAGAAGATACAGCTAGTAAAGAAACTGCTAAAGGAAGCGATAATACAAAACAAGAATTATCAGGTACGATTGCAGCGGCTGGTTCTACAGCTCTTCTACCTCTTGCGGAGGAAGCTGGAAAGAAATTCATGGAGAAAAATTCAAAAGTTTCTATTCAAGTTCAAGGTGGCGGTAGTGGAACTGGGATTAACCAAGTAGCATCGGGTGCAGTACAAATTGGTAATTCAGATGTTCCATCTGGAGATAAAATAAAAGATGCTGAAAAAGCGAAAGAATTAGTAGATAACAAGGTTGCGGGTATTGCATTCGCGCTTGTCGTAAATAAAGATGTAAAAGTTGATAACTTAACAGTACAACAAGTACAAGATATCTTCACTGGAAAAGTAACAAACTGGAAAGAAGTAGGCGGGAAAGACGAAAAAATCAACGTAATTAATCGTCCAGCTTCGTCTGGTACACGTGCTACATTTGAAAAAACAATTATGAAAAACGCGAAAATCAATGATGGAACTGGTACTACACAAGATTCTAACGGTGCAGTAGAGCAAGCGATTAACTCTACTCCAGGATCAGTAAGTTATTTAGCAATGTCTTACATGGTTGGCGATAAAAAAGGTGCACTACAAACAGTGAAAATTGATGGCGCTGAACCAAAAGTTGAAAACATTTCGTCTGGCAAATATCCATTCTGGTCTTACGAGTACATGGTAACAAAAGGTGAAGCGAAAGAAGCAACGAAAGCTTACATTGATTATGTAAAAGGTAAAGACTTTGAAAAGCAAGTAGAAGATATGGGCTACATTCCAATGTCTAAATTAAATAAGTAA
- the pstC gene encoding phosphate ABC transporter permease subunit PstC, translating to MKGKKQINYVKSEYIGRSLVTFCGIFIVLITLAIIAFICGKGIQSFTQSGISFTEMLTSTKWNPNADEGTFGALIFIVGSTVVSLGAVIISAPIAIALAIFMNLISPKFGNKVLKPVLELLVGIPSVVYGLLGVTILVPLLRDSFGGVGFSLIAGIVVLSIMILPTIASIASDAIRSVPFDYLEASYGLGSTKWQAISRVIVPAAKKGILTGVVLGLARAFGEALAVQMVIGNTIKLPEGIYSPTATLTGILTMDMTNTLNGTAWNNALWSLAMILLVISFLFILVIRAIGQRGER from the coding sequence ATGAAGGGGAAAAAACAAATTAATTACGTAAAAAGTGAATATATAGGAAGATCGCTTGTTACGTTTTGCGGTATTTTTATTGTTTTAATTACATTAGCTATTATTGCTTTTATTTGCGGTAAAGGTATTCAATCTTTTACGCAAAGTGGTATCTCATTTACTGAGATGTTAACATCGACAAAATGGAATCCGAATGCTGACGAAGGAACCTTCGGGGCTTTGATTTTCATTGTAGGTTCAACAGTGGTTTCGTTAGGTGCGGTTATAATTAGTGCGCCAATTGCTATAGCTCTTGCTATATTCATGAATTTAATTTCGCCGAAGTTTGGAAATAAAGTATTAAAGCCTGTTTTAGAATTATTAGTTGGTATTCCTTCGGTAGTATACGGGTTATTAGGGGTTACGATTTTAGTACCGCTATTACGTGATTCGTTTGGGGGAGTAGGCTTTAGTTTAATTGCAGGTATTGTTGTATTAAGTATTATGATTTTACCTACTATTGCTAGTATCGCTTCTGATGCAATACGCTCTGTTCCATTTGATTATTTAGAAGCTTCTTATGGTCTAGGATCAACGAAATGGCAAGCGATTAGCCGAGTGATTGTTCCTGCTGCGAAAAAAGGGATTTTAACGGGTGTTGTTTTAGGTTTGGCGCGTGCTTTTGGTGAAGCGTTAGCGGTTCAAATGGTAATTGGGAACACAATTAAATTACCAGAAGGAATATATAGTCCGACAGCAACGTTAACTGGTATTTTGACAATGGACATGACAAATACATTAAACGGAACTGCTTGGAACAATGCGCTATGGAGTTTAGCGATGATTTTACTTGTTATTTCATTCCTGTTTATTTTAGTAATTCGAGCGATTGGGCAAAGAGGTGAGCGATAA
- the pstA gene encoding phosphate ABC transporter permease PstA, with translation MNARTVNKVWTGVFYTVAALVVAMLVFLVFEILQKGWGFWDPSFLFGEPSNTRAGGGIGPQLFNSFYMLVITLIISIPLGLGAGIYLAEYAKQGRFLNFVRLCIETMASLPSIVVGLFGLLVFVTMTGWGYTVMGGALALTILNLPGLTRVCENAISEVPHNVKEASLGLGATKWQTIARIIIPSSLPQIITGIILAAGRIFGEAAALIYTAGLTSPILNSAADFSSPAHPLNPFRPAETLAVHIWKLNSEGVIPDAKLIATKSAAVLIIMVLLFNVISRLVASVLHKRFTGTKRKSKTTKKVNAA, from the coding sequence ATGAATGCAAGAACGGTAAATAAAGTTTGGACAGGTGTTTTTTATACGGTTGCGGCTTTAGTTGTAGCTATGCTGGTGTTCTTAGTGTTTGAAATTTTACAAAAGGGATGGGGATTTTGGGATCCTAGTTTCTTGTTTGGAGAACCAAGTAATACAAGAGCTGGTGGTGGGATTGGTCCGCAGTTGTTTAATTCCTTCTATATGCTTGTTATAACGCTTATTATATCTATCCCTCTTGGGTTAGGTGCTGGAATATATTTAGCAGAGTATGCAAAACAAGGACGTTTTTTAAACTTTGTTCGTTTATGTATTGAGACAATGGCGTCTTTACCATCTATTGTTGTTGGTTTATTTGGTTTGTTAGTGTTTGTTACTATGACAGGTTGGGGATACACAGTAATGGGTGGTGCCCTTGCTTTAACGATTTTAAACTTACCAGGTTTAACGCGTGTTTGTGAAAATGCGATTTCAGAAGTTCCTCATAATGTAAAAGAGGCAAGTCTTGGATTAGGTGCAACGAAGTGGCAAACGATCGCTCGTATTATTATCCCGTCATCATTACCGCAAATTATTACAGGTATTATTTTAGCGGCGGGTCGTATATTTGGGGAAGCAGCAGCATTGATTTACACAGCGGGTTTAACATCTCCGATTTTAAATTCGGCAGCGGACTTCTCAAGCCCTGCGCATCCTTTAAATCCGTTTAGACCAGCTGAAACGTTAGCGGTTCACATTTGGAAGCTGAATTCTGAAGGAGTTATTCCAGATGCGAAGTTGATTGCGACAAAATCTGCAGCAGTATTAATTATTATGGTATTACTATTCAATGTTATTTCACGCTTGGTAGCATCTGTATTGCACAAACGTTTTACAGGGACGAAAAGAAAAAGTAAAACGACGAAGAAGGTAAATGCAGCATAG
- a CDS encoding AAA family ATPase: MFFLQMSGFPGTGKSTVSKYIAKLTGAVIVDHDVLKSALLQSLEMKGIESVIVGGVSYDVEWVLIDSYLEQGHSVILDSPCLYEVMVEKGINLSDKHGVKYKYIECYLNDMEEINNRLQIRKRMVSQIEKVESEVAFKKWLDGSKRPLNSEYLIVDSSEPLERYAEKMMDYMSR, from the coding sequence TTGTTTTTTCTACAAATGTCAGGTTTTCCTGGAACAGGAAAATCGACAGTTTCTAAGTATATAGCGAAGTTAACAGGTGCTGTAATTGTAGATCATGATGTTTTGAAATCCGCATTGTTACAATCATTAGAAATGAAAGGAATTGAATCGGTGATTGTTGGAGGAGTATCATACGACGTTGAATGGGTATTGATTGATTCATATTTAGAACAAGGACATAGTGTGATATTGGATAGTCCATGTCTATATGAAGTAATGGTTGAAAAAGGAATTAATCTGTCTGATAAACATGGTGTGAAATATAAATATATTGAGTGTTATCTGAATGATATGGAAGAGATTAATAATAGGTTACAAATACGTAAGCGTATGGTCAGTCAAATTGAAAAGGTAGAGTCGGAAGTGGCTTTTAAAAAGTGGTTAGATGGTAGTAAAAGACCTCTAAATAGTGAATATCTTATTGTGGATTCTAGTGAACCTCTAGAGCGGTATGCGGAGAAAATGATGGATTATATGAGTAGGTAG